Part of the Engystomops pustulosus chromosome 4, aEngPut4.maternal, whole genome shotgun sequence genome is shown below.
ATGGTAGTGCCATAGCCTTTATCACCaacaagaaatatttttttttattttaaagtcaAACCTTTTAatggatttaaagagaacctgccattgaaattaacccacgcacccaaaataaatattagATTTGaagctttttttatgttttatatgcaaCTCACTTGATGTGAGTCTAGTGACACTAAGTGAGTCCAACAAGGCCCTGTATTttcagtggttactgcattgccctTTCTCCTTTTTCCTGATTCACAGATCTCACTGCTACAGAACAAGCTGCTGTGTGGATCATTGAGAGAGAATttcaatggcaggttccctttaaaggtttcgctttaaaataaaaacaaattattgTTTGTGATAAAGGCTATGACATTACCATTTTACTACATTTTATTAGCTTTAACTAAATTCTACATGTGTTATTTATGAACTAGTCAGAGTTGAAGTGTAGAACAATTAAATTAAAGTTCCTGTGTGGTCTGTGCTGACACATTCACAagctgacatcaccctggtcacttgACATGAAATGCTGAATACTTAAATTTAGTGACATTAGTcaattttattttcacattaatttCAACTATGCCTTGACCACAGGAACTTACCGTCCAGTACTTCATTATTGCTTTCCTGGCCAAGAATAGTTGAACCATTTTTGGGTTTTAGTGGCAACTATTGAAGAATCTTCCCCTATTTACATGTACTAATATTTACTTAAAGTCCTATTTAGTTCCTCCAATATAAACTTGATCTGCTCTTAATATCTTGGTATTTATGGCATTTCCAGATCATATGGACTAACATTTGTATAGTATCGGATATGAGTGATTCTGCTTCTGATTTTATTCATTTGTTGCCTTTCATTACCATTCAGCCAACTTTTATACAAAAGTTATTAACTGAGTGCAAAATATGTGATAATATGTGATCTTTCTTTAAAATACTTTTTATCAGATCTCCTCTGGCTGTAGTTTTAGAGAATTCTGtttaatctttttcatttttttttttctgtgttgaaGCCCAACCTCAGAGTTTGCCTCAGCCAAATACTTCAGCACTGGAACAGAGCGAGGAAGAAACTGGCAAGATACAAAATGGTCATGTAGGTCTGAGTAACATCAATGGAATCCACAATGGGGTCAAACATGTTGCTGCAGATCATAGAAAGCTATCAGCTCCTGTATCACAAAAAATGCACAGAAAGATCCAGTCCAGTTTATCTGTGAGCAGCGATGGAAGCAAAAGAAGCAAAATGAGTTCAGCGTATTCTCAAAAACCTGGCTCATCCCCAGAAGGTATATTGACCCCTTATTGATTTGTGTATCTTTACAATGAACACATGCAGTGGTAATATTTCATTTTAATCTGTGTACTTTTGTTAAACATTTGttcactttttgattacttttactAAGGCAGCATTCAGATGTCTGCTGTGTGGTTCGACCCAGCGGCAGTATGGTGCAACACATGTGTGGCACGGtaccatacacggggaaaagatagaggacATTCTATCTTTGCCTGCGTTTGCGGCTGTGCGacgctgtttcctatggacatGGTAGGGGTAAGCAGCATGCCGATGTgtgctccgggcaggcacacgttTGTTTAAATGTACTCTAATGCTGTTTACGAATTGCAAAGCCATTGcagtatttttaaaaacctttgttTTGTTAATATTTGGATGTTATTTTTCATGGCATGTCACTGATGCATGACAGATTATGTCTTGGTTCCTAATGTGAGCTCACTGATTCCTATATGAAGTGTGTAACCTTGTTCTGTCTATTATTCACTGCACTGCGGTTGAATTGTACATGTGCAGTCCAATGAAGACTGCTTGACATCTCAGTTACAAATCCTAAAGAAAGGGTTACAGTCCGGTCACTTTCCATCCAAAAAACACAGTCGCATGCACAAAGTTAAACATGGAAATCCCCTTCAACAGCATACAGACCAATTCAAAAGCCTGAGTTTTGCCACGGATCTAATTGGAACTGATACTGgtacaaatttaggaaaaatatGGTGTTTAAATGCAACTTTTTAACATCAAGTATAGCTTTTTTTTCCAACTAGGAAAACTAGTAGCGGTGTCCAACTTCAGGTCTCTGTGGCAAGACTGGGCCATGGAACACCAGGTTTTAGTTTGACGGCTGCGGAATTATGTGTAAAGCAGAaattcaaatacaggcagtcccctacttaacaccccttcccgacgcgcgccgtactagtacggcgcgcgccgggtcccgccctctccatagccggtaagtctgtgctgcatattgcagcaaaggcttaccggtaacacccgcgatcagtgctagcaatgctgccggcggcttcaaagagatggcgccgcatgggcgccgccatcttgttgtggatcgctgctccccgatgacgtcacggggagcggcgatctgtcgccatggtaaccttgggtgttccgaacacccgaggctacttccttttaacccatgcattacaatgtgctatttgcacattgtaatgcatggggagtaaaatccacatatactgccatactgtagtatggcagtatatgataggattgatcagactacctagggttagagtaccctagggagtctgaaaaatagtaaaagtaaaaataaaaaaaagtttaaaaaaaaaaattataataaaaaaacctaaaactttaaatcaccccctttccctagaactgatataaaaataaataaacagtaaaaatcataaacacattaggtatcgccgcgtcgaaaatgcccgatctatcaaaatatgataatgttttttcactatgtttaaccccgtaacggaaaatagcgtccaaagtcgaaaatggcatttttttgccattttgaaaaatataaaaaaattaataaaaagtgatcaaaaggtcgcacagtcccaaaaattatagtaatgaaaacggcatcaaaattcgcaaaaaaatgacactatccacagctccgtacaccaaagtatgaaaaagttattggccccagaagatggcaaaataaaaaaaaaatattttgtacaggaggttttaatttttttaaatgtatgaaaacattataaaacctatacaaatttggtatccacgtgatcgtaccgacccaaagaataaagtagacatgtcatttgggacgcagagtgaaagctgtaaaatccaagcccacaagaaaacgtcacaaatgtggtttttcaccattttcactgcatttggaatttttttccccgcttcccagtacacgccatagaatattaaataccgtcactacgaagtgcaatttgttgcgcagaaaataagccataacacagctctttatgtggaaaaataaaaaagttatagatttttgaagttggtgagtgaaaaatggaagtgaaaaaactaaaaaaggccaagtcgttaaggggttaaggacttatttttttatacagttccaacttacatacaaattcaacttaagtacaaaccgaaGGAACCTATTTTGTTCCTAACAGAGTACCCGCCTGTCCCAATTCCCCTTCATAAATCCTCTGCCACAGCTGTTTGTGGCTATGAATATGGCAGGTGCAATGACGTTTTCACATTGATTCATCCAGCTTaacagcagcacacagccatgacagagaataaagtagaaattGACTGCTTCAAATAAACAGTAAAGGTGAgtacaggcggtaccctacttaagaacacacgacttacagacgaccccctgtTTACATTAGGTGTCTTGTAAAATATATTGCTCATAAAATCACTCTGAGGAAAGTATAAACCAACACTGTACATTTTATTCACATTTAGCAAAGCACAGGTTTGGGTGCACAAAGAAAACTAAAATGTTTGGTCTTCATGGTGGTTGTAGAGTATACATGAACAAAAATTCGGCAGACCAACCCCTGGATAGTCCACATAGACATATACGGATGCATCACAGATTTTCATAAGTAGGTTATAACTAACCAGGTGATAACTCAATCTGTAGTCTTTCGTTAATaaggttaaagaagacctgtcacaagaattttacccctcacaacaGTAATacatgctggtaaagggttaaaagtcctccctacatcacctaaaatgatctgctGCAAAGAATGAGTATACAAAAAGTCAGTTCTGAAGAGAAGATTAATGCTTTCCCTAGGCTGTTGGTGAGCCATGCTTCCTTCTTTTGATGGTCATCTCTTTGCATCTTTAAATCTTAGCCTGAGCTTACAGGAAGTCCTTTCcattcctgtccttaccagaatgctgtccctctttctccatggtgaatttagcagtgagccaTTTGACACATCCCATGATGAGTGAAGCCAATAtaaacaaaggcagaaaaagtttgggcagTGATTTTACTgttgggaggaggcagatttatgCTGGACTGCACTTTTCCACAAATACACACTGGGGGAAGGTGGGAAACTAAGGCTGCCCTTGTAAGTGATCCAGTGTAATGGACCTAGGTCATTTATGAAAAGCAAGCTTAAAATTCAAACAGTTTGCTTtgtggtttaaaaaaaacagaatcaGACTTGCAGTTTTTTTATGCATATGATAGGTTGGGTATTTATAGTTTAACCATTGAGGGAATTGATTGTTCATTGACAAGAGATGATAAATGGCTAAAGCAGATTCTTTCAGCAGCCACTGAATGTTCCAGTATtatgtcacagtaacattactCGAAGACAGACTGTGGCTACTCATATCATATCTTCAATAGAATTGTGGTAAATGTGTTAAAAAGTGTTcagcaatatactgtatgtaatattGTGAtgcagaaagaataaaaaaaattagacatTCTTCTTTCTGCTTAATGTACAGTCTGTAGGCTTAGCAACTACTGTCAAGTATTGTGATTGTAATAATGCCTTTTCTTTTGTAGATATTAGCATGATAATTATTTTGGCATCTTCCAGTATACTGTGTACTGCAGTTTTCATTGATGTGTCGCCTATTTTCTATTTCTTATTTCATCTTAGTAGCCATACACATCGGCTATTGTCCCTGATTCAATATCCAAAGCATTGCTTAGGAACCTTTCAGAACAGTAACAATTGATGAGCAGTATGACATTAGTAATGTATGTCGATAAGAATGTAGCTGAAAATACAATTAGATATTttgcttttgttttgttttaaatagTAAAGCATTTGTTTCATTCAAAACTGCATTCCCTAGTAAAAGAAAGTGATGAATATTTCATGGGACTTATTAAAATTGTATTCAATGTTGTGTTTTTACTTGTGCTTTTTTGACTCTCTCTCTGTATCAGCTTTTTAGTTTTTATTCTTTCTTGTTTGTATTAGACTGCTGTGCTTCTTTGATTTTGGCCTGTCTCTTCTGTCAGTGCACTGAGTTCATCCTTGGCCCACATCAGGTTTGCTCCTGTCTGCATGAGGCCTGTAATTCCTGCTGTGGCTACTGTTCCAATGTCTGTGTGGGCCTTGAGGAAATTCCCGCAGAGGACCTCAACTTCCACTTTGATTGTGACTTTGCCCTTTTTGATTCTTGCTGTGAGACAGCTGAGTGCCTGGAGATCTGTTTTGAGTGTTCTGAACTTTGTGAATATAGCTAGCTAAAAGGATGACCAAGGTCAATGTTCAGTAAGTGCATTTATTTGCTGTTTCACTTACATCAGACTGACATTGATGCTTAACCAATAATTAATACTCTCACCAGACAAC
Proteins encoded:
- the MDFIC gene encoding myoD family inhibitor domain-containing protein isoform X3; translated protein: MSQVKEPISPGPTGPEQDTSAEERLLISLPLEKCEKDNMEVENTSQNQYFKNKSVQTDLEDCCILANKADSIVKTQPQSLPQPNTSALEQSEEETGKIQNGHVGLSNINGIHNGVKHVAADHRKLSAPVSQKMHRKIQSSLSVSSDGSKRSKMSSAYSQKPGSSPEDCCASLILACLFCQCTEFILGPHQVCSCLHEACNSCCGYCSNVCVGLEEIPAEDLNFHFDCDFALFDSCCETAECLEICFECSELCEYS
- the MDFIC gene encoding myoD family inhibitor domain-containing protein isoform X1, with product MRRLCASYRRVFGYIFVTFGETWQMSQVKEPISPGPTGPEQDTSAEERLLISLPLEKCEKDNMEVENTSQNQYFKNKSVQTDLEDCCILANKADSIVKTQPQSLPQPNTSALEQSEEETGKIQNGHVGLSNINGIHNGVKHVAADHRKLSAPVSQKMHRKIQSSLSVSSDGSKRSKMSSAYSQKPGSSPEDCCASLILACLFCQCTEFILGPHQVCSCLHEACNSCCGYCSNVCVGLEEIPAEDLNFHFDCDFALFDSCCETAECLEICFECSELCEYS